In Plasmodium vinckei vinckei genome assembly, chromosome: PVVCY_13, a single genomic region encodes these proteins:
- a CDS encoding aspartate carbamoyltransferase, putative, translating to MGRIIDSIVSGGVLLTATLLTCKYLKDRKRQLIIEGQGEAKTKFNVDLNKIIEKMKNKHVINIDDINDEELIAILFTAKTFEKILRDKKDSKYLKDKVFCSLFTEPSTRTRCSFDAAILRLGSKVINITDVNSTSFYKGETVQDTFSVMSKYVDGIIYRDASNNNIDLAIETSTKPIINAGNGTGEHPTQSLLDFYTIYNFFPYLLDRNPNEKLKIAFVGDLKNGRTIHSLSKLLSRYNVSFNFVSCKSLDIPDNIINIISDNLKKNNFYDENSINKYDSLEKGIMDTHIVYMTRIQKERFTDMSEYNKYKDSFILDNNVLRNTRPDAKVLHPLPRVNEIKVEVDENPKSVYFLQAENGLYVRMALLYLIFS from the exons atggGTAGGATCATTGATTCGATAGTTTCAGGGGGTGTTCTTTTAACAGCCACATTATTAACATGCAAATATCTTAAAGACAGAAAAAGGCAACTAATAATTGAAGGACAGGGTGAAGCAAAAACTAAATTCAATGTCGATctgaataaaataatagaaaaaatgaaaaataaacatgttataaatattgatgatataaatgatgAAGAATTGATagcaattttatttacagcAAAaacatttgaaaaaatattaagagATAAGAAGGACTCCAAATATTTGAAAGATAAAGTTTTCTGTAGTTTATTTACAGAACCAAGTACACGAACAAGATGTTCTTTTGATGCTGCTATTTTAAGATTAGGCTcaaaagtaataaatattacgGATGTAAATTCAACATCCTTTTATAAAGGAGAAACTGTGCAGGATACTTTTTCTGTTATGTCAAAATATGTTGACGGAATTATATACAGAGATGCATCAAAt AATAATATCGATTTGGCAATTGAAACGTCAACCAAGCCAATAATCAACGCGGGGAACGGAACTGGAGAACATCCAACACAATCACTTTTAGACTTTTacacaatatataatttttttccatatctTTTGGATAGAAATCCAAATGAAAAACTTAAGATTGCATTTGTTGgtgatttaaaaaacgGAAGAACTATTCATTCTCTTAGTAAATTACTTAGTAGATACAATGTTAGTTTCAATTTCGTTTCATGTAAATCACTAGACATTcctgataatataataaatataatatctgataatttgaaaaaaaataatttttatgacgAAAATtctataaacaaatatgaCAGTTTAGAAAAGGGAATAATGGATACtcatattgtatatatgacAAGAATTCAAAAAGAAAGATTTACAGATATGAgcgaatataataaatacaaagaTTCTTTCATTTTGGATAATAACGTATTAAGAAATACAAGACCCGACGCCAAG gTCCTTCACCCCCTTCCAAGGgttaatgaaataaaagtagAGGTTGATGAAAATCCTAAGagtgtatattttttacaagcTGAAAATGGTTTATATGTACGAATGGCATTACTATACCTTATTTTctcataa